Part of the Candidatus Krumholzibacteriota bacterium genome, TATTTCTTCTGTCGATAGCTGATTCGCCGGCCGCGACGAGTGCTTCCTGCGCTTTGACTGTAAATCTGTCCTGAATAGACATGGCAACTCCTTTTTAAAGGCTGAATCGCAGCATCTGTGCCAGTTTATTAAAAGTTACTTTAACACTCATAATATAAACGGTTTAAACAGTGTTTCAATAGCATTTCTTCTCGTTTCTGGCATCTGCGTGTGACATGTTGGCAGGCTATCCCTCTGTGATGAATGTCATCGTGGCAGTTGGCGTACAGTCTGGCAGATATATCTGTCTGTCCTGATCGTGCTCTGGGATGAATAACAGGCCGGTTTATCTCATTGACCCTCGTCTCCGAGGATCTCCGATATCTTTGTTGAAAGCTGCGTCATCAGGAAAGGCTTCTGGATAAATCCGTCTATCCCGCTGTGTAGTATATCGCCCGCTCTTGAATCGAGTATGTACCCGCTCGAAAGAAGGGCCTTCAGTCCAGGGTCGATCGATTTCAGCTCGGAGAATACCTTTGCTCCGTCTATGATAGGCATCACCATATCAAGTATGACAAGGTCGATCTCCTTGAAGTTCTCCCTGTAAAACTCGATCGCTTTGAGGCCGTTTCTGAAGGGGAATATTTCAAAGCCAAGATGATCGAGCATATCTGTCGCTACTTTCAGGACAAGTTCGTCATCGTCGATGACGACTATCTTCCCTTTTTTTTCGGTCTTTTTCGGTCTTCCGATGGAGAATGAATCGGCGTGGCTTTTACCGCTGAGCGGAAGGTATACCTTTACCGATGTGCCGATATCTTCCTCGCTGTATATCTCTATCGAGCCATTGTGATCCCTGATGATCCCGTAGACTACGGCGAGTCCCATTCCCGAGGCTCCCGTTTTTTCCTTCGTGGTGAAAAAGGGGTCGAATACTCTTCCGATGATCCCCGCAGGTATCCCCGCCCCGGAATCTTCGAACGAAACCCGCAGATACCGCCCCGGAGAGAGATCGGAATGAAAAGAGCAGTAGATCTCATCGAGATCGATCGTCTCGGTAATGATGGAAAGCTCTCCGCCTTCGGGGATAGAATCTTTCGCGTTCTGAAGTATATTGAAAAATGCCTGTTCGAGCTGATCGGGGTCGCCGGTGATGTGAAAAGGTCTCGCGTCAAGCCTCGTGTTTATCCTTATCTTTCTGTCTTTTCTGCCGATCGCTTTCGTGACTACGCGCCCCAGGATCATGTGTATATCGACCGACTCTACCTGGCGCATGTTTTTTCTCGAGTATGAGAGGAGCTGGTCGGAGATAGTCGCCGATCTGCTTATCGATTTCCTGATCAGTTCAGCGCAGTCATATACTTCACTGTCGCCGGCGTGGTTTGACATCAGCAATTCAGTATATCCCAGAATCGTGGAAAGAAGGTTGTTGATATCATGAGCGAACGATCCCGCCAGCGCGCTGATCGCTTCGATCTTTTCCCTTTTTCTTATCTTTTGTTCGAGCATTATCCTGTCAGTGATATCAAGCGCGATCGCGTATATGATCTTTTCGCCCCCTGGCGCGCCGGCAAGGATCGCGCTTATTACGATATGCCCCGCATGGTCCGCGCCCTCGTGGACGATCTCTATATCGAAAGGCGATAATTCCCCCTTCTCGAGGACCTGCTTGAATTTTTCCTTGAAGAGCGACAGGTTGTCCCTGATGGAAGGAATCTGGAAAAGCTTTTTCCCCGAATATTCCTCGTTTTCGGTCCTGAGGAACTTTTTTGCCACCTTGTTCATCCTGATCACGGTCGCGTCAGTCTTTATGATAGCCATAGCTGCGGGGGAAGAATCGAAAAGAAGGGAGTTTTGTTCTCTGGTCTCTTGAAGAAGCCTGGCCAGTTCCTCCACCTTGACGGATTCTGCTGACGCTCTTTCCGATTCAATGGAAAGGGCCTTCCGCGCGCTTCGCAATCTTCTATAGAGGATCGCCGCGAGGACCGCCACAGGAGGAAGAAGGACAGATAGAGCCAATGCCGCTATTTTCCACGCCAAAGCAGTCTGCCCGGGCTCCATCTTGATATCACCCCCCCGTTAAGATGTCAGTTCAGACAACGGCCGGATCCTTGATTTTTCCGATATGCTGTTATTTTCTTTTCCGGCGTCCGGCGCTCCCTATCTCCCTGATCTTCTTTTCCGATCTTCTCATATATCTTATCAATTCGTCATATCCCGTCATGCTGACCCTGTTGGACCTGAGCCCGCGAAGATCGAAAAATTCGATATAGGCGAGTGGCGAACTTCTGTCGTACCGGTTTTCCCTTCCCCTGAGATTGCTGAGGCCGAACCTGATCTCTTCGCCGCCGACCCCGTAATGGGGATCGAGTTTTCCAGCGGTGATGCTGAACCCCTTCTCAATCAGCCCCGACATCGGAATGAATCTGCCGACCATCCCGTCGGGAAGGATGATCTTTTCGCGGACGACGACCAGGGCATATTCACGCGGGGCGAAAATATAATCTTTTCCCGATCTTATCAGGTCGTGTTTTCCGGTCTCGTCGGATCCTTCTTTCCAGAAGATTATCTCCCTGGCTGTCAGGGGGTACTGGGTCAGTTGAAGGAGATTTTCATCGAACGGTTCGATGGTGAGGATATTCTCTTTGACCAGATCCCTGATCATAAGATTCGTAAGGAGGTTTCCGTACACTTTATTCTCCTATCCAGCCGCCTCCTAGCGCAGGGTTTCGCCGATCCTGGCAAGGCGATGGATTCCAAGTCTGGTCATTCTTGATTCAAGCGTCGAAGGTTTCATTCCCAGTATGGCCGCCGCTCCGCTTCTGCCCCTGATCCTCCAGTTCGTCCGGTCGAGCGCGTCGAGGATGTGTCTTCTCTGCGCTTCATCAAGTGTTATGATCTTTTTGGTGTCTATTTCCGCTTCCTTCGGTATCCTGATCCTCAGGACAGGACCGCGGTTCCTGATTATGGCCCGTTCGATAACATTGCGCAGCTCCCTGACGTTGCCGGGCCACTGGTAGCCCTGCATTTCTTCCATCGAATGCCTCGGGATGCTTTCTATCGATTTTCCCATGCGGTCGCTGAATTCACTTATAAAGTGCCATACCAGAAGGGGAATATCCCCTTTTCTTTCACGCAGAGGCGGGAGTACAAGGGGGAAGACATTCAGCCTGAAGAAGAGGTCGGCCCTGAATCTCCCTTCCTTGACCGCCTCGCCCAGGTCCCTGTTTGTCGCCGCTATGACCCTTATATCGAGCTTGACAGCCTCAGTCCCGCCGACTCTCGTAAGCTCAGACTCCTGCAGTATCCTCAGCAGCTTGGCCTGCGAACTCAACGTCAACTCGCCGATCTCGTCGAGGAAGATCGTCGACCGGTCTGCCGATTCGAAATATCCGGTCTTCTTCGAGAGAGCGCCGGTAAAAGAGCCTTTCTCATGGCCGAAGAGCTCGCTTTCGATAAGATTCGACGGGAGGGCGGCGCAGTTGACTGCTATAAATGGACGGTCTTTTCTCATGCTCATCTTGTGGATCGCCCGCGCGACGAGCTCTTTTCCAGTGCCGGTCTCGCCCATAAGAAGCACCGTCGAGTCTGTCGCGGCGACCTGGGAGGCCTGCGACATGATTTTGATGATCCCCGGGCTTTCGCCGATGACGTTGCCGTGGCCGAGGATCCTTACCTCGCGCCTGAGGATGACATTTTCCGCTTCGACATTTTCCTTAAGGTGTTTGATCTCAGAAAAGGCGTTCTTAAGCTGTTCCTCGGACAGTTTGCGAACCGTTATATCCCTGGCGAAAACGAAGAGTATCTCTTTTCCGTCTATCATCGTGTGCTGCATGCTCAATTCCACAGGGTATTTTTTACCATTCCTTGTCGTATGGAGAGATTCAACAAGGATGTTTTTTCTCTCCCGCAGATCCTCCCAGATCTCTTCGCGGCTGCCTTCGCTGAAGAATGGGTCGATCGCGGATATCTTCATCGTCATCAGTTTTTCTCTAGGATAGCCGAGGGTCCTGCAGGCGTGCTCATTGACGTATCCGAAACCCAGGTCGGGATTGATCCAGAATATCTCGTCTGTCGCCTGGTCGATCGCCGTCTGTATAAATCTCATCCTTGTCTCGGCCTTCTTTTTCTGGGATATATCCCTGCAGAACTTGAATATATATTTTTCTCCCCTGAACTCGACTGTATTTATCCTTACCTCGACCGGGTACAGCTCGCCCGATTTTTTTCTGTGTATTGTCTCGATACAGACTCCTTCATTTTTTTCAGCCTGCTGGAACAGGCCAGTCACTTCTTCTCTGTTGATACCGGGGTTGATATCGGTGATCGACATCTTCAGGAGCTCGTCTCTTGAATACCCCAGAAACCTGCATGCCTGGTCGTTGGCGAATCCAAGGGTCATGTCCGGCCTTATCCAGTAGATCTCGTCGCCGGCAAGGTCCACGGCGGTCAGCGTCAGACGGATCATCTCTTCAGCCTCTATGCGGGCGGTGATATCCTTTATATTTCCCGTGATGACTATTCCGTCAGACTCGGTCCTCGTCTGGAAGGAACGAAGGTGGAACCAGTGCCATTTGCCATTGGCATCGTTGATCCTGAATATCTCGTTGACCGGGTTATCCTCGTCGCTTTCTTTGAGAGCCGACTCTACCGATATTCTGTCTTCGGGATGTATCAGCTCTATAAAGAGGAAGGGGTCC contains:
- a CDS encoding response regulator, with amino-acid sequence MEPGQTALAWKIAALALSVLLPPVAVLAAILYRRLRSARKALSIESERASAESVKVEELARLLQETREQNSLLFDSSPAAMAIIKTDATVIRMNKVAKKFLRTENEEYSGKKLFQIPSIRDNLSLFKEKFKQVLEKGELSPFDIEIVHEGADHAGHIVISAILAGAPGGEKIIYAIALDITDRIMLEQKIRKREKIEAISALAGSFAHDINNLLSTILGYTELLMSNHAGDSEVYDCAELIRKSISRSATISDQLLSYSRKNMRQVESVDIHMILGRVVTKAIGRKDRKIRINTRLDARPFHITGDPDQLEQAFFNILQNAKDSIPEGGELSIITETIDLDEIYCSFHSDLSPGRYLRVSFEDSGAGIPAGIIGRVFDPFFTTKEKTGASGMGLAVVYGIIRDHNGSIEIYSEEDIGTSVKVYLPLSGKSHADSFSIGRPKKTEKKGKIVVIDDDELVLKVATDMLDHLGFEIFPFRNGLKAIEFYRENFKEIDLVILDMVMPIIDGAKVFSELKSIDPGLKALLSSGYILDSRAGDILHSGIDGFIQKPFLMTQLSTKISEILGDEGQ
- a CDS encoding sigma 54-interacting transcriptional regulator, which gives rise to MRKLSNQVFLLLMIFLFIILFAVAENAVSGNETGCRAATQAAPGDTDHPIEKTASANFFYLVMLVATLLTSLVLITALYLSRKRLQESFAGLEDRLSEKAMALDDQAAELQKLIDRSRGADQAARESRKQCEMLVENAHDIFLEWSSTRGALSYSRQIELILGYPLVELLEDPFLFIELIHPEDRISVESALKESDEDNPVNEIFRINDANGKWHWFHLRSFQTRTESDGIVITGNIKDITARIEAEEMIRLTLTAVDLAGDEIYWIRPDMTLGFANDQACRFLGYSRDELLKMSITDINPGINREEVTGLFQQAEKNEGVCIETIHRKKSGELYPVEVRINTVEFRGEKYIFKFCRDISQKKKAETRMRFIQTAIDQATDEIFWINPDLGFGYVNEHACRTLGYPREKLMTMKISAIDPFFSEGSREEIWEDLRERKNILVESLHTTRNGKKYPVELSMQHTMIDGKEILFVFARDITVRKLSEEQLKNAFSEIKHLKENVEAENVILRREVRILGHGNVIGESPGIIKIMSQASQVAATDSTVLLMGETGTGKELVARAIHKMSMRKDRPFIAVNCAALPSNLIESELFGHEKGSFTGALSKKTGYFESADRSTIFLDEIGELTLSSQAKLLRILQESELTRVGGTEAVKLDIRVIAATNRDLGEAVKEGRFRADLFFRLNVFPLVLPPLRERKGDIPLLVWHFISEFSDRMGKSIESIPRHSMEEMQGYQWPGNVRELRNVIERAIIRNRGPVLRIRIPKEAEIDTKKIITLDEAQRRHILDALDRTNWRIRGRSGAAAILGMKPSTLESRMTRLGIHRLARIGETLR